CAATTTCAGAGAGACTCCACAACATGgaggaaaataattattttctattttggcCATATTGACAGATAATGTGGAGAGTTTAAGGAAGCTGGTTCACCGGAACACTAGAGGAAAGATGGTCGGACCACATTAGAGATTTGACGGGATCGTCCTTAAACACTGCTTTTAACTTGGCACAGGATGGGAGAAGTGGAGAAGTACATAGAATCAACCGGGTTTTCAGATAATACAAACAATCAGGACGTTCTGCATTGAGCGAATAAGGAAGAAGGATAAAGCTAAAAAATACCgacatttttttgcaaaaatttcaacagtaagtcaaattttatatattatacatgcagtaagaaatgtttttttttagtttaaagaaattcatacaaactaaagttttgtttaaaaataataaatattacattaccATTGAGAAAATTTGTCAATTGGAACGGCTTCACGGTTCCGATTATTGGCAAGGAAAATGGTCCTCCAACTTTTCCGGAAAGTGAATAGAGTTTCCTTCTGCACCACAACCATGATAGGGTTGATTTCAAACAGTATAGGCCGATGCCAATGTAAGCCACTTGATTAATATCCATGTCGAATGTGTCGTCCATTGTTGTCGGTTCCGCAAACTTGTCGACAGTGATTCAGTGAACTATCATCTGGTGGTTTTTATAAACTCAAAATATACACTCGAAAACCGGTTTTAGCTTGGAGAACAATACTATAAACATTACaccacataaaaaaaattgtctatcATGGTGATGTTAATAAAGAGTTACATTACTGTAATAGCataataaaatagttaaaatgtaGGTATTTCTACAAATATTCAGTCGATGATGACGGTCGATAAATACAAGCATAATATAGATGAGTACGATAGTAggtcatttataatattatataatatacatatttaaataaaatatattgtgttttaatataaaacagaaTCTTCACAAAGTTCTGGTCCGCTTAGtcatgaaattatatatataacatctaatatataatttcgaaagagactgtgtgtatatatatgtttataagtaaCTTTGGTTGGGATTCgtaaataagtcaaaatttctatgacgacgagtcgatttttttcgattcaaataaatttaataaaaaaacaaatgaatatttactattagattcgccatgtttaagctgtttatattataaatactgagcgaagctgggcaaaacaactagtattatataacattacccatatacatatatgtatatgtaaagtagaatttgtgtacatattgtTACGACCTCAAAATCAAGGAACATACTGAAGCTTACCTAATTCCTAGTAAAAATAACTATACATGAAACTAATTGGCTAATTGAAACAAAGAAGATAACAAAATAACGATACATGgaaatcataatataatatttatataaaaactgaCGCGATGTGGGTATTATTTAACGGACATTATTTATCGATAAAAGTAATCTAATTATCCTTACAATAGCGTCATCCTTTTAGTATAAAAAAGACGTTCAAACCATAGCAAGTCAGATTACCCTAAATGACACTAACGTTTTAGTGTGTCTCTACAATTACTCTATTCCAGCGGTGAATGCAAgaatgaatgatttataatcataaatagaaatattttttatataattattaaacattatCGTAATTAATCGTAGTAGATAATTGAAAACCCGGAAATTGATACCGTTTTATAGACTTAAGGGAATAATTTGAaccgaattttaaaaaagttcttccaaacaaacacaagaatctcatttaagttattttgtaaggagatttacttaagaaaagaaaatatattatatgtactttgtaattttgtgtttttattaaatccaTTTATCAATATGTATGACGAAATAGTAGATaagtatattaaactttgagcgtATTATAATCttgactccgcaaataacttttttttcctTAACAAAACAGATCCATTGCGTTTTTACATTCCCATActatgcaaatattatatatgcaattacacttgcaataacaaatttcatgaaatacaataatttttatatggccAAACTTTGATCAGCTTGTGAGATACCATTTTTTTGTATCTCCAGTCCGTCAGGACATAACAATATGTACACCAATTTTTCAaagtaattaataattacaaatttatctCAGTTTATAAAAGTAAAACCATAGTTCAATAAATGGTAAATCCCAATGTCACAAACccattacattatttattttgaacgtcAGATATTTTAATTGTTCATTATGTAATCGAAATGATTAGACATATCAGTTaatgatcaaaatattttaacgaGAAGTGGgttgtgtttatatttatgaGATAACAAAGGTCATAGAAATATACTAATTTGTCGTAGTCTAAATTTAGATTAGTCATTATACTATGaatgtacatctacatatgttcacATTAAAATGACTATTTTAAGcactaaaatttaatatcatgtttattttattaaaaacattcatttttgaaattgatcaaaattggtttaaattcattttatttgattggCATAAGGTGAGAATGCTGAAAAcgtgtaattataaaaaaaaacagcatcaagattatttgtgaaaattatatttttaataaagtgttATAAAATTCAGTAATACCGGGGTGATACTATACGAGTGCACTAAGACCGAGTTCTCTAATTTGGTAACTCGGCCATTGCCACGTTACAAGTAACGTCCGAGTGACCAAATTTGCGGACTTGTTCTAAGTACTTAACACACTTTGCACATTTTTCTTCACAACTTTTATATTGCATTCGATTGGTGGACGAACGCTGGTATCGAAAGTCGGCtgaaaatctttaaaattaGTGTCAGTGCTAAATTCAAAATGCTCCAAAAGAAAAGCCATAGTTGATTTCGCCAAGAAGGAACCCATACGTTCAcctgaaattacatatacacatgaaTAACATTTCATATTAATGCTATATAAATGCTTTGTTCTATAAGCCTTGAACAAGTTTTGACGTCACATCGCTATTTTCGTTTTTCAATGTCgtcaataggaaaaacaaaaACGAATTATCAAGGATTTTTTTACATCAGCAATATTGCATAACACTTACCAATACAATTTCTTTGCCCTACGCCGAATGGTAAAAAGTGCTCAGATATACAATAATCATCTTCAGAAAATCGTTCCGGCTGATATAATAATGGTTTagtccaatttttttcattaatattgataaaatatcccggGATTACAATTACACTTCCATTGGGAATTGtgatattttctaaaaaataaatagatcaatcaataaaacgtataatttattattaattagcaTTATtcgattataatatattttattattttcataatggcAATGAAGATGATTATTTTCctattacaattttgaatttcttTCTTTATAATTTACAATCACGGTTTCGAATTTAAAACTGGTTTTATTAGCGACTTCATTTTGATTGCTGACCAtcatacatatgcaaatattaaattttgccaattagttaatgttggccatgtattaaatatgtacgacaaaatttttaactaaaaaatttattgaaaatttaaatttttgaataaaatatttaaaaaaattactatttgaCAGCTTTACGTCCTTATCGGCAAACTTGGTAATAAACGCTCCATATGGAAATAGTCTTAGTGTTTCTTTATAACACATATTtagatatttcattttttctatattttcaatatttatgacACCATCATCAATAATACGTTCTGCAATTTCTTtcgttaatttattttgaattttcttttCCATCGATATCATCATTATGAAGAACGTGAGAAAACAGAATACACTATCGGTAGCctgtaatcatatatgtacatatgtacctattatataaaaaaatattaaaatgaatatcaaaaaaaaaatatatatttactttgacATAAATGCTCATGATTTcttcgattatttttttatcggaAAGGTCATGGTTTGAATTGTTTTGAGCTGCAATAAAACCGAGCAAAGCTGTTGGCACAGCTTCAGCCTCGGCGTTTTTATCTTTTGACCttttacatttgaaatattCCTGCTTTTTCTCATCATAAATTTTAGAAATGTATTCTTCTAATGTGCTTCTGTAATGGAACGTATCTCTGCTGCATTTGCttcttttgaaaagaaaatccGGATGTAGCCAAAATTTGCTCATTCTTTCATTAACCAGTGAGCGAATcctgtgtataaatgtatatttataatataaaatcaatttaataatttgtttatattaataaGCTTACTTCCGCATAGCTAACAGCAATCGTTTACAGTTTTCTTCCTGTAAAAGGTCATCTCCTAGTAAAATTTCTGAAATTAACATTAACATTTTAAGTGGTACTTCACGATAGATTTTCAAGAAGGaactaattacactgttcgacaaatgacgactttttttttggttcagagacgagatatgacttttcttatacctAACATAACTCATAACAGTCATAACGCTGTGTTTGCTTGAGCACGAGCGTAGTGAGTCATCGCACACAACACAAAACCGTGCTCCACTAGTAcaagtttttagctcgcaattttaccgatttaaaattcagcacacttccaattaacccttttaaacgaaaacaaaagtatggccagaacactatctcaataaacatgtttcaatagaaaatactcaatatataatagtattaacagtgggaaaaaatcccaagtgaaaatacgtacttttgacttttgatttgaactggacgactacttagagagatttaaaagctgaaaagtactacaaatgaatgataaaatacccgactatagattccaatattcattgtgaacagaaaattgacagattttgagacatcaaccgaacaacaccacgatatatgtatgtatgtagaaaaatcgcgcgatttaaaaaacaaatacatatacatatgtatctccgaatctcgagccaatcaacattttttattaacatattCGTATTTACTGAGCATACATCTAaaagaaaagtcatatattgtctctgaaccatttttcgtgtcggaCAGTGTTATTGAAgttgctaatttattttatattgtatttttgtaaaaaataaaattttaaatacatattggaTATGAGTTAGAGCCGTAATTTAAAGATTAGTATTTACATAAGTAAAGGGTCGAGTATTTGGGACTACAATattaataagaataaaaaagataaataaatataaaaaatgattgtatgtacaatattaaatgtatatgtggaaatattaatcaaaacttTGCAAGTTCAAGGTAAGGTATAAGACAAAATAGTAGATAATTTTGTAGgatatccaaatatgtatatttgaagacATCACATACGTTTTAAAAATTCaccttgatatttaatttattgcaaaaaaaaaataatactaaccTGACATAATATTTCCGCTGTATCTTTCTAGCAAACATTTAACATCGAAGGTTTCGCTTCCGCAATGTTGCATTATGACATCTTTTAAGACGAGATGATGTTTTTCGACTATTTTTTGATAACTTGTCACCGCTATATTACTGAACATCGGATAAAGCAAAAGTCTATTCTTCCTCCATGTCGATCCTCctgaatttttaaatgtagTATTGGACATCAACCAATGAATGAGATTGCATATTAAACCATGAGAATGGATagaaattgaattgaataattttggAGTCCATCATTAAAAGGCTGACGGTAAAATTTTAATGctttcaaattattcaaatgagTACAGACATGGCTTTGAAAATTCTTtgcatgtaaaaatacgtaccaTGACCTGTCCACAGTCCATTTCCGATCGCACGTGaccaataataatacatttctgGCTTAAGCGGGACATCGTTGTCTTCAATTAACGACTTgttatatatacaattaaaaattaaataaatattaaatatatttcacataagtatgtacatacatatacatatgaagataAAAGTATACCTGA
The nucleotide sequence above comes from Arctopsyche grandis isolate Sample6627 chromosome 4, ASM5162203v2, whole genome shotgun sequence. Encoded proteins:
- the LOC143911079 gene encoding cytochrome P450 4c21-like, with protein sequence MYVLSLQLQGPTSWPFLGSMLAIGQSWPSTDKMKILYNEHLKYLSPFRIWYFSKFVVVLTDPNDIQSLIEDNDVPLKPEMYYYWSRAIGNGLWTGHGGSTWRKNRLLLYPMFSNIAVTSYQKIVEKHHLVLKDVIMQHCGSETFDVKCLLERYSGNIMSEILLGDDLLQEENCKRLLLAMRKIRSLVNERMSKFWLHPDFLFKRSKCSRDTFHYRSTLEEYISKIYDEKKQEYFKCKRSKDKNAEAEAVPTALLGFIAAQNNSNHDLSDKKIIEEIMSIYVKATDSVFCFLTFFIMMISMEKKIQNKLTKEIAERIIDDGVINIENIEKMKYLNMCYKETLRLFPYGAFITKFADKDVKLSNKNITIPNGSVIVIPGYFININEKNWTKPLLYQPERFSEDDYCISEHFLPFGVGQRNCIGERMGSFLAKSTMAFLLEHFEFSTDTNFKDFQPTFDTSVRPPIECNIKVVKKNVQSVLST